One window of Phycisphaeraceae bacterium genomic DNA carries:
- a CDS encoding beta-lactamase family protein: protein MPTLRASLAIVLLSSLTALAAPPADLTQKIDAAATKALAEPGAAAVSVAVARNGEIIFAKAYGLADVELDVPATPDSLFRIGSVTKQFSAAAIMRLVEQGKVSLDAEIQTYLPDFPKKDHPVTIREILTHTSGIWSYTSDGKWMSRDASLELTPTELIATFAEKPLDFEPGTKWHYSNSAYYLLGPIIEKVSGKPYAAFLQDEFFTPLGLKHTRYESNSDIIKNRAQGYSLQQGKLTNDRAIGADVPGAAGSLLSTASDLCRWEMALASGKVVSPESYKQMTTPAVLTGGKQTDYGFGLQIDEWEDRRRISHGGGIFGFNSMLLTLPADDKHADDLTVAVLVNNDSINSGKFADIVAKNALGIEVFEPKDLDLTEAEIARFKGDFAFEGIPLEIKLFDRDGKMWAQATGQKETRLLYQGNGEFRPTFDTDVKFVFDEGSSDSFVLHQGGQIPAKRKK from the coding sequence ATGCCCACTCTCCGCGCATCGCTCGCCATTGTCCTGCTTTCGTCCCTCACCGCCCTCGCCGCTCCTCCCGCCGACCTCACCCAAAAAATCGACGCCGCGGCAACAAAGGCACTCGCCGAACCCGGCGCCGCCGCGGTTTCTGTGGCCGTCGCTCGCAACGGAGAAATCATCTTCGCCAAGGCCTACGGCCTCGCCGATGTCGAACTCGATGTCCCCGCCACGCCCGACTCTCTCTTCCGGATCGGTTCGGTCACCAAGCAGTTCTCCGCCGCGGCAATCATGCGCCTCGTCGAACAAGGCAAAGTCTCTCTCGACGCAGAAATACAGACCTATCTCCCCGATTTTCCCAAGAAAGACCACCCCGTCACCATCCGCGAGATCCTGACCCACACTTCCGGCATCTGGTCCTACACCAGCGACGGCAAGTGGATGAGCCGTGACGCCTCGCTCGAGCTCACGCCCACCGAACTGATCGCAACGTTCGCAGAAAAGCCCCTCGACTTCGAGCCCGGCACGAAGTGGCACTACAGCAACTCGGCGTATTACTTGCTGGGCCCGATCATCGAAAAGGTTTCGGGCAAGCCCTACGCCGCGTTTCTTCAGGATGAGTTCTTCACGCCGCTCGGACTGAAGCACACCCGCTACGAATCCAATTCCGACATCATCAAGAACCGCGCCCAGGGATATTCGCTCCAGCAGGGCAAGCTCACCAACGATCGCGCGATCGGGGCGGATGTGCCCGGCGCCGCGGGTTCTCTTCTCTCAACGGCGAGCGATCTCTGCCGCTGGGAAATGGCGCTCGCGTCGGGAAAGGTTGTCTCGCCCGAGTCGTACAAACAGATGACGACGCCGGCGGTTCTCACAGGCGGCAAGCAGACCGACTACGGCTTCGGACTCCAGATCGATGAATGGGAGGATCGCAGGCGCATTTCGCACGGTGGCGGAATCTTCGGATTCAACTCCATGCTCCTCACGCTCCCGGCGGACGACAAGCACGCCGACGATCTCACCGTCGCCGTGCTCGTCAACAACGATTCGATCAACTCCGGCAAATTCGCCGACATCGTCGCCAAGAACGCGCTCGGCATCGAAGTCTTCGAGCCCAAGGATCTTGATTTGACCGAAGCCGAAATCGCGCGCTTCAAGGGCGACTTCGCGTTCGAAGGGATTCCGCTCGAAATCAAACTCTTCGACCGCGACGGCAAGATGTGGGCCCAGGCCACCGGCCAGAAAGAAACTCGCCTTCTCTACCAGGGCAACGGCGAGTTCCGCCCGACCTTCGACACCGACGTGAAGTTCGTGTTCGATGAAGGCAGCTCGGATTCTTTCGTTCTCCACCAGGGCGGCCAGATCCCCGCGAAGAGGAAGAAATAA
- a CDS encoding tyrosine-protein phosphatase, which translates to MRKPAGLGSLLGAAIALALAIGLTVFAYKAVKPDVWPKRFGEVVPGKVYRSAELSPAAMEEIARKTGLKTVIDLGVAPDGDPRDRRQQLTAQVLGLKRYKFNLVGDSTGNPNEYLAALRLALDPANQPVLIHCATGAQRTSCAIALFRMASQSYTIDQALAEAQGFDAKPKVGEVTRSIAPEVLHALRDGGSIPGEPAVTVVPAAPVASRP; encoded by the coding sequence ATGAGAAAACCCGCTGGTTTGGGATCGCTCCTGGGCGCTGCGATCGCTCTCGCGCTCGCCATCGGGCTGACCGTTTTCGCCTACAAGGCTGTGAAGCCCGATGTTTGGCCCAAGCGATTCGGGGAAGTCGTTCCCGGAAAGGTGTATCGCAGCGCGGAGCTTTCGCCTGCCGCGATGGAAGAAATAGCCAGGAAAACAGGCCTGAAAACCGTGATCGATCTGGGAGTTGCCCCCGACGGCGACCCGCGCGACCGCAGGCAGCAATTGACTGCTCAAGTGCTCGGGCTCAAGAGGTACAAGTTCAATTTGGTCGGAGATTCCACCGGGAATCCGAACGAGTATCTGGCGGCACTGCGATTGGCTCTGGATCCTGCCAACCAGCCGGTCCTGATTCACTGCGCGACCGGCGCCCAGCGGACGAGCTGCGCGATTGCGCTGTTCCGTATGGCCTCGCAGAGTTACACGATCGATCAGGCACTTGCGGAAGCGCAGGGATTTGATGCCAAGCCCAAGGTGGGCGAGGTCACCCGCTCGATCGCGCCGGAGGTGCTGCACGCTCTGCGCGACGGCGGCTCGATCCCGGGAGAACCCGCAGTGACGGTCGTGCCCGCGGCACCCGTTGCGAGCCGCCCGTAA
- a CDS encoding glycoside hydrolase family 30 protein, translating into MFWFLLPLGLLTMPTLAQPFQANVFLTAKDTESRLAPAGVLTSAAPGNANATIFLDDGTTFQTIVGIGGAITDAAAEVFAKLPAPKQQELITAYFDPNAGIGYSLIRTHIHSCDFSSASYTYVKDNDASLESFDIAPDLKHRIPMIKRALALAGNQITVYASPWSPPAWMKSNSNMLEGGELKPEFASAWANYFVKFIQSYEKQGIPIFGVTVQNEPAAVQRWESCIYSAEQERDFVKNYLGPALVKAGMLDPANVDAPNSKKIIVWDHNRDIMYERAKVVLEDPAAARYIWGVGFHWYVGDHFENVRLVQERFPDTHLLFTEGCVESFDAARVKEWGAGERYGRSLMHDFNNGAVGWTDWNILLDERGGPNHVGNYCFAPVHADIGAGKLTFMNSFYYLGHFSKFIRPGAKRIIASSTSDDLLTIAFKNTDGSIAVVVMNQTGKAIDVNLQLRGEAVKQTAPAHSIFTAVIKR; encoded by the coding sequence ATGTTCTGGTTCCTACTTCCACTCGGACTACTCACTATGCCCACGCTCGCGCAGCCTTTTCAGGCCAATGTCTTCCTCACCGCCAAGGACACCGAGTCGCGTCTCGCGCCCGCGGGCGTACTCACTTCCGCGGCGCCCGGCAACGCAAACGCGACAATCTTTCTCGACGACGGCACCACCTTTCAAACCATCGTCGGAATCGGCGGCGCGATCACCGATGCCGCGGCAGAAGTCTTCGCCAAGCTCCCCGCGCCCAAACAGCAAGAACTCATCACCGCCTACTTCGATCCGAACGCCGGCATCGGCTACTCGCTCATCCGCACGCACATCCACTCCTGCGATTTCTCGAGCGCGAGCTACACCTATGTGAAAGACAACGACGCGTCGCTCGAATCCTTCGACATCGCGCCCGATCTCAAACACCGCATCCCCATGATCAAGCGCGCCCTCGCGCTCGCCGGCAACCAGATCACCGTCTACGCCAGCCCCTGGTCGCCCCCCGCGTGGATGAAGTCGAACAGCAACATGCTCGAGGGCGGCGAGCTCAAGCCCGAATTCGCCAGCGCATGGGCGAACTACTTCGTCAAGTTCATCCAGTCCTACGAAAAGCAGGGCATCCCAATCTTCGGCGTCACCGTCCAGAACGAGCCCGCGGCAGTCCAGCGATGGGAATCCTGCATCTACTCCGCCGAGCAGGAACGCGATTTCGTCAAGAACTATCTCGGACCCGCGCTCGTGAAAGCGGGAATGCTCGATCCAGCAAACGTCGATGCGCCGAACTCGAAGAAGATCATCGTCTGGGATCACAACCGCGACATCATGTACGAGCGTGCGAAGGTAGTGCTCGAAGACCCCGCCGCGGCAAGGTACATCTGGGGCGTCGGCTTCCACTGGTACGTCGGCGATCACTTCGAAAACGTGCGATTGGTGCAGGAGCGCTTCCCCGACACCCACCTTCTTTTCACCGAAGGGTGCGTCGAGAGTTTTGATGCAGCGCGGGTGAAGGAGTGGGGCGCGGGCGAGCGCTACGGCCGATCACTCATGCACGATTTCAACAACGGCGCCGTCGGCTGGACCGATTGGAACATCCTCCTCGACGAGCGCGGCGGCCCGAATCACGTCGGCAACTACTGCTTCGCGCCCGTGCATGCGGACATCGGCGCCGGCAAGCTCACTTTCATGAACTCGTTCTACTACCTCGGCCACTTCTCCAAGTTCATCCGCCCCGGCGCGAAACGAATCATCGCGTCCTCTACATCCGACGACCTGCTCACCATTGCATTCAAAAACACGGACGGCTCGATCGCGGTTGTGGTGATGAACCAGACCGGCAAAGCGATTGATGTGAACCTGCAACTCCGAGGCGAAGCCGTGAAGCAGACAGCCCCCGCGCACTCGATCTTCACGGCGGTGATCAAACGCTGA
- a CDS encoding thioredoxin family protein: MNRIVACVLVLFAVAICRADLPPAFSDVTLDAAKKQVQGTDKVVVIKFTAEWCPPCKVMDRTTWRDDKVIEWVKSHGVALQVDVDKDQKTAMAYNIEAMPTMVMLRSGKEIARTLGYMDPTQTISWMESAATGKAVTAAPAKAKADPSDTPVLRLMSSLDKSVEEGKFTDALSIVREMFAKENASDPLRQIGLVAEVHPQLQAILKGAPDAKQAFASIRDEIENAPVEPPSIASNGPLNDWFAWNSILDDDARSLAWLEHMKGERNGAAWIDVGFAGVAPLLYRHRRAAEIAEVLPGATDALKRRHQQIVPVADGLSKPDPSAAARMWADFETLGAQIFAGNVAAKKIREANEIAETMLQFRDTPTMRVALVQECVETGVLGPGMNLWLDEAQKSGQDVGGLKKQVEALRKP, encoded by the coding sequence ATGAATCGGATCGTCGCGTGCGTGTTGGTACTGTTCGCTGTGGCGATCTGCCGCGCCGACCTGCCCCCCGCCTTCAGCGACGTCACGCTCGATGCCGCGAAGAAGCAGGTGCAGGGAACCGACAAGGTCGTCGTAATCAAGTTCACGGCGGAGTGGTGCCCGCCGTGCAAGGTAATGGACAGGACGACTTGGCGCGACGACAAGGTCATTGAATGGGTGAAGAGCCACGGCGTCGCACTGCAGGTTGATGTGGACAAAGACCAGAAAACCGCGATGGCGTACAACATCGAGGCGATGCCGACGATGGTGATGCTCCGAAGCGGCAAAGAGATCGCCCGCACGCTGGGGTACATGGACCCGACGCAGACGATTTCATGGATGGAATCGGCGGCGACAGGAAAAGCAGTGACCGCCGCGCCGGCCAAGGCCAAGGCCGATCCGAGCGACACGCCCGTTCTTCGATTGATGTCGAGCCTCGACAAGAGTGTGGAGGAAGGCAAATTCACCGACGCGCTTTCGATCGTGCGCGAGATGTTCGCGAAAGAGAACGCAAGCGACCCGCTGCGGCAGATCGGGCTCGTCGCCGAAGTGCACCCGCAGTTGCAGGCGATTCTCAAGGGCGCGCCGGACGCGAAGCAAGCGTTCGCATCCATTCGCGATGAGATCGAAAACGCGCCGGTGGAGCCTCCGTCCATCGCCTCAAACGGGCCGCTGAACGACTGGTTTGCGTGGAACAGCATCCTCGACGATGACGCCCGCAGCCTCGCGTGGCTTGAACACATGAAGGGAGAACGCAACGGCGCCGCGTGGATCGACGTCGGCTTTGCCGGAGTCGCGCCGCTTCTCTACCGGCACCGGCGCGCCGCGGAGATCGCCGAAGTGCTGCCCGGCGCCACCGATGCTCTCAAGCGCCGGCACCAGCAGATCGTTCCCGTGGCGGACGGCCTAAGCAAACCCGATCCGTCCGCCGCGGCGAGGATGTGGGCCGACTTTGAAACGCTCGGCGCGCAGATCTTCGCGGGAAACGTCGCGGCAAAGAAGATCAGGGAAGCCAACGAGATCGCGGAAACAATGCTCCAGTTCCGCGACACCCCCACCATGCGCGTCGCGCTCGTGCAGGAGTGCGTCGAAACAGGAGTGCTCGGCCCCGGCATGAACCTGTGGCTCGATGAAGCGCAGA
- a CDS encoding thioredoxin family protein — protein sequence MAFVFALASVVVCLRAAALPPAFTAINLDAAKKKVAGTDKVVVIKFTAEWCPPCKLMDRTTWRDDKVVAWVKEHAVAIQVDVDREKKTASAYNVEAMPTMVILREGKEIARFVGAMRPAQTLSWLESTTGKVATAKAPAPKPAVKKPAEATKASTVEPIVERLNQNIEDRKYAEAAKDLREIWSNDNANDALRRGGVATSLYRQIAALLDSSTEARSTVTGIRDEIETRLAKGPEETPADRGDWLVLNELLSEDAKSLSWFDRVKKQDEAAATFQPVFATLLPLLDRSKRLSDVPEAVPDPSTWAMERYKAVSEESTGSGSLAEARWKIFENQGAKVYAGYIAAKQNAKADELAVVLLELRDTPTMRVALAKALADAGLSSPSARVWLDEAAKSGEDVSELRGQLAR from the coding sequence ATGGCGTTCGTGTTTGCGCTCGCCTCGGTTGTCGTCTGCCTTCGAGCGGCGGCGCTGCCTCCGGCGTTTACCGCGATCAATCTCGATGCCGCGAAAAAGAAAGTTGCGGGAACGGACAAGGTCGTGGTCATTAAGTTCACGGCGGAGTGGTGCCCGCCGTGCAAGCTGATGGACAGGACGACGTGGCGCGACGACAAAGTCGTCGCGTGGGTCAAAGAGCACGCCGTCGCGATCCAGGTGGACGTGGATCGTGAGAAGAAAACCGCTTCGGCGTACAACGTCGAGGCGATGCCGACGATGGTGATACTGCGCGAGGGCAAGGAGATCGCCCGCTTCGTGGGAGCGATGCGGCCGGCGCAAACGCTGTCGTGGTTGGAATCAACGACGGGCAAAGTGGCGACGGCGAAGGCGCCCGCTCCGAAACCGGCGGTGAAGAAGCCCGCGGAGGCGACCAAGGCGAGCACGGTTGAGCCGATCGTCGAGCGGCTCAATCAGAACATCGAAGATAGAAAATACGCGGAGGCCGCGAAGGACCTTCGGGAGATCTGGAGCAACGACAACGCGAACGACGCGCTTCGGCGGGGCGGGGTCGCGACATCGCTCTATCGCCAGATCGCTGCGCTTCTCGATTCCTCGACCGAGGCGAGATCAACGGTCACAGGCATTCGCGACGAGATCGAAACTCGACTCGCGAAGGGACCGGAAGAGACGCCGGCCGATCGCGGCGATTGGCTTGTGCTCAACGAGCTGCTTTCGGAAGATGCGAAGAGCCTGTCGTGGTTCGATCGGGTGAAAAAGCAGGACGAGGCCGCGGCAACGTTCCAGCCGGTTTTTGCGACCCTTCTTCCGTTGCTGGACAGAAGCAAGCGACTTTCAGATGTGCCCGAGGCGGTTCCGGACCCATCGACCTGGGCGATGGAGCGGTACAAGGCGGTTTCAGAGGAAAGCACGGGCTCGGGGTCGCTGGCCGAAGCGCGATGGAAGATCTTTGAAAATCAGGGCGCGAAGGTGTACGCGGGATACATCGCCGCGAAGCAGAACGCGAAGGCAGACGAGCTGGCGGTGGTGCTATTAGAGCTTCGCGACACCCCGACTATGCGTGTCGCTCTGGCGAAGGCGCTGGCGGATGCGGGGCTTTCCAGCCCGAGCGCAAGGGTCTGGCTGGACGAGGCGGCAAAGAGCGGCGAGGATGTTTCGGAGTTGCGGGGGCAGTTGGCGCGGTGA
- the recR gene encoding recombination mediator RecR, producing MGRHQTPPSEEPGSAGVVRRGPAYPSAVERLIDEFTKLPGIGRKSAERLAFYVLKNDEATANGLARAIQDVKQKIKHCRICWNLADGQICAICDNPSRDRSQVLVVEQPKDLIALEQTGMYRGTYHVLMGRLSPLDGVEASDLTIADLVQRVKDPTRNAGNVPITEIILGLNPTLEGDGTGLYLQRELESAGVGITRLARGLPSGSQLEYANKAVLADAIQSRQRLSGS from the coding sequence ATGGGCCGCCATCAGACACCACCTTCCGAGGAACCGGGCAGTGCGGGCGTGGTGCGCCGCGGACCAGCCTATCCCTCGGCGGTGGAACGACTTATCGATGAATTTACGAAGCTGCCCGGGATCGGTCGAAAGTCGGCGGAGCGCCTCGCGTTCTATGTGCTGAAGAACGATGAAGCAACGGCGAACGGGCTGGCCCGCGCGATCCAGGACGTCAAACAGAAGATCAAGCACTGCCGCATCTGTTGGAACCTCGCCGACGGGCAAATCTGCGCCATCTGCGACAACCCTTCGCGCGACCGTTCGCAGGTGCTCGTTGTGGAGCAGCCCAAAGACCTGATCGCTCTTGAGCAAACGGGTATGTACCGTGGCACCTACCACGTTCTGATGGGCCGACTCAGCCCGCTGGATGGCGTGGAAGCCAGTGACTTGACCATCGCGGATCTGGTTCAAAGGGTAAAAGACCCGACTCGCAACGCCGGTAATGTTCCGATAACTGAAATTATTCTCGGACTCAACCCAACGCTTGAAGGCGACGGAACCGGGCTCTACTTGCAGCGTGAACTAGAATCGGCGGGTGTAGGTATCACTCGATTGGCACGGGGTTTGCCGAGTGGCAGCCAATTGGAGTATGCCAACAAGGCGGTTTTGGCCGATGCCATACAGAGCCGGCAGCGGTTGAGCGGGAGTTAG
- the rpoN gene encoding RNA polymerase factor sigma-54: MRFETQQHLKMGQHMKLAPRMIQSMEILQMPLAELQERIQQELENNPTLELAEREGEAETEVAGDDVDVVTASDDDADESDSDGAVSEDERELDVGDDVDDFARLENYEEANPEAAENEFDESPKAEVPSAPESASQPSREEDFDYSPRQRSDDDRDAKMEAMAATPARAVSLGDQLLEQWGLAEIKPELRPLGELIISFLDADGYLRTGLDVISDRAPGEPKPTVAELENALKAVQLFLEPPGVAARDARECLLLQIDALEDGEDEKKIEPEVISHARLIIENHLDDLMNNRLPRVSEKTKLSLTQIRAALELLKKLSLAPARRLVTDDVRPIVADAIVEYDAENDRYVAYLNETRIPDLRINQQYALLGKGKEMDKRGKEFIRTNLSNASWLIDAVNQRKHTLLRVVQSVVDAQRDYFDFGPQALKPLPMTQVADQLGIHVATVSRAVSEKHIQTPRGVVPLRKFFSGGVQTEGGEDMAWDAIKVALRDIIDHEDKKKPWSDDALVDELKGRGIEIARRTVAKYRDQLNIPAARLRREF, from the coding sequence ATGAGGTTTGAAACCCAGCAACATCTGAAAATGGGCCAGCACATGAAGCTGGCGCCCAGGATGATCCAATCGATGGAGATCCTGCAGATGCCGCTGGCCGAGTTGCAGGAACGCATCCAGCAGGAACTGGAGAACAACCCGACGCTGGAACTCGCCGAGCGCGAGGGCGAAGCGGAAACCGAGGTCGCGGGCGACGATGTCGATGTCGTAACCGCATCCGACGACGACGCGGACGAAAGTGACTCGGACGGCGCGGTCTCGGAAGATGAGCGCGAGCTCGATGTCGGCGACGACGTGGACGATTTCGCGCGGCTCGAGAATTACGAAGAAGCAAACCCGGAAGCGGCGGAGAACGAATTCGACGAATCGCCGAAGGCCGAGGTGCCGAGCGCGCCCGAGAGCGCCTCGCAACCGTCGCGCGAAGAAGACTTCGACTATTCGCCCCGACAGCGCTCGGATGACGACCGCGATGCGAAGATGGAAGCGATGGCGGCAACGCCCGCGCGCGCCGTGTCGCTCGGCGATCAGTTGCTCGAGCAATGGGGTCTTGCGGAGATCAAGCCGGAATTGCGGCCGCTCGGCGAACTGATCATCTCTTTTCTCGACGCGGACGGATACCTGCGGACCGGGCTCGATGTGATCTCCGATCGCGCGCCCGGCGAACCAAAGCCCACCGTCGCCGAACTCGAGAACGCGCTGAAGGCCGTGCAGTTGTTTCTCGAGCCGCCTGGGGTCGCGGCACGCGACGCTCGCGAGTGCTTGCTTCTCCAGATCGATGCGCTCGAAGACGGTGAAGACGAGAAAAAGATCGAGCCCGAAGTGATCTCTCACGCGCGGCTGATCATCGAGAATCACCTCGATGATCTCATGAACAACCGGCTGCCCCGGGTGAGCGAGAAGACGAAGCTGTCGCTCACACAGATCCGCGCGGCACTCGAACTCCTGAAGAAGCTCAGCCTCGCGCCGGCCCGCCGGCTGGTGACGGATGATGTGCGCCCGATCGTGGCGGATGCGATCGTCGAGTACGACGCCGAGAACGATCGGTACGTCGCGTACCTGAACGAGACGCGCATCCCCGATCTTCGGATCAATCAGCAATACGCGCTGCTCGGCAAGGGCAAGGAGATGGACAAGCGCGGCAAGGAATTCATCCGCACCAACCTGTCCAATGCATCTTGGCTGATCGACGCGGTGAATCAGCGCAAGCACACGCTGCTGCGGGTTGTTCAATCCGTGGTCGATGCCCAGCGGGATTACTTCGATTTCGGGCCGCAGGCGCTCAAGCCCTTGCCGATGACGCAGGTGGCGGATCAACTCGGGATTCACGTGGCGACGGTGAGCCGCGCCGTGAGCGAAAAGCACATCCAGACGCCGCGGGGGGTCGTGCCTCTGCGAAAATTCTTCTCCGGCGGCGTGCAGACCGAGGGCGGCGAGGACATGGCGTGGGACGCGATCAAGGTCGCGCTCCGCGACATCATCGACCACGAGGACAAGAAAAAGCCGTGGTCGGACGACGCGCTGGTGGACGAACTCAAAGGCCGCGGCATCGAGATCGCGCGGAGAACTGTCGCGAAGTATCGGGATCAGTTGAACATCCCGGCGGCGCGATTGCGGCGGGAGTTTTGA
- the pilM gene encoding type IV pilus assembly protein PilM, producing the protein MASSNICWGIEIGAAAIKAVKIENAGDRVNVLDMAIIDHPRTLSTPGVDPSDVLRVSLGTLVSQYDLSKTQIAVSVPGHSSFARFAKLPPVEPKKVPDIVKFEAMQQIPFPLEQVEWDYQTFISPDSPEIEVGIFAITRERISERLTMLQDVGLTPGYVTLGPIAVFNALAYDLDFNDKTPGTIVVDIGTTSTDLVISEAGRMWVRTFPLGGHQFTEALVSAFQIGYPKAEKLKQEAEDSKHARQVFQAMRPVFTDLGQDIQRSIGYYQSLHKDANLQRVILIGATANLPGLRKYLKQQLGIEVYRVEEFKKANLLPLDGNKDGGERAAKFNSRALDMTTAYGLALQGVGAGTINANLMPVSIIREAMWKGKVKWFGAAAGIAAVAGVAMFVRPFLDSNAVAASAADPEVPNIRATISQGERLKKEAEEAGVVGSVAADERAAKMISMLDNRTFYANLVNDVGLMIEDSSRRASTWAKDVGSAAVVPEGFQVDRMTTAYFPPSGGEAPGMVQPTDNSGPLGPPDRPRVLVTLVVTTHQPEPQKFILATLDNWLRTHGTRPGVPYEIIVSRAPWRQELASAIIPGAPSTSPTPLAQTSNAGPGQEGKASLETLAPIAAMKPPAQEGAPPPTTFTISFTASKLPAQQPEAKQ; encoded by the coding sequence ATGGCAAGTTCGAACATCTGCTGGGGAATCGAGATCGGAGCCGCGGCAATCAAGGCCGTCAAGATCGAGAACGCGGGCGATCGCGTCAATGTGCTCGACATGGCGATCATCGATCACCCGCGCACGCTCTCGACTCCCGGTGTCGATCCGTCCGACGTTTTGCGCGTCTCGCTCGGAACGCTTGTCAGTCAGTACGACCTGAGCAAGACGCAGATCGCGGTCAGTGTTCCCGGTCACTCGAGCTTTGCGCGCTTCGCGAAGCTGCCGCCGGTCGAGCCGAAGAAGGTTCCCGACATCGTGAAGTTCGAAGCGATGCAGCAGATTCCGTTCCCGCTCGAGCAGGTTGAGTGGGACTATCAGACATTTATCAGCCCGGACAGCCCGGAGATCGAAGTCGGCATCTTCGCGATCACGCGCGAGCGGATCAGCGAGCGGCTCACGATGCTGCAGGATGTCGGGCTCACTCCGGGATATGTCACGCTCGGGCCGATCGCGGTTTTCAACGCGCTCGCGTACGACCTTGATTTCAACGACAAGACTCCGGGCACGATCGTTGTTGACATCGGCACGACGTCCACCGATCTTGTGATTTCCGAAGCGGGGCGTATGTGGGTGCGCACCTTCCCGCTCGGCGGACATCAGTTCACAGAAGCACTCGTGAGCGCGTTCCAGATCGGTTACCCAAAGGCCGAGAAACTCAAGCAGGAAGCCGAAGACTCTAAGCACGCTCGCCAGGTCTTCCAGGCGATGCGCCCGGTCTTCACCGACCTCGGTCAGGACATCCAGCGCAGCATCGGCTATTACCAGTCGCTGCACAAGGATGCGAACCTGCAGCGCGTGATCCTCATCGGCGCGACCGCGAATCTCCCCGGGCTCCGCAAATATCTCAAGCAGCAGCTCGGGATCGAGGTCTACCGCGTCGAAGAGTTCAAGAAGGCGAATCTTCTCCCGCTTGATGGGAACAAGGACGGCGGCGAGCGCGCCGCCAAGTTCAATTCGCGTGCGCTCGACATGACGACGGCGTACGGGCTCGCACTCCAGGGCGTCGGGGCAGGCACGATCAACGCCAACTTAATGCCGGTCTCGATCATCCGCGAGGCGATGTGGAAGGGCAAGGTCAAGTGGTTCGGTGCCGCGGCAGGTATCGCGGCCGTCGCCGGCGTGGCGATGTTTGTCCGCCCGTTCCTTGATTCGAATGCTGTTGCTGCTTCTGCCGCGGATCCGGAAGTGCCGAATATCCGAGCGACGATCAGTCAGGGTGAGCGGCTCAAGAAGGAAGCGGAAGAAGCCGGCGTTGTCGGTTCGGTGGCTGCTGACGAACGTGCCGCCAAGATGATCTCCATGCTCGACAACCGGACGTTCTACGCCAACCTCGTGAACGATGTCGGATTGATGATCGAGGATTCGTCCAGGCGCGCGAGCACGTGGGCGAAGGACGTCGGGTCCGCCGCGGTCGTTCCCGAAGGTTTCCAGGTGGACCGCATGACAACCGCGTACTTCCCGCCTTCCGGAGGAGAAGCGCCCGGAATGGTCCAGCCCACGGACAATTCGGGCCCGCTCGGACCGCCCGATCGCCCGCGCGTGCTCGTCACGCTCGTCGTGACAACGCATCAGCCCGAGCCGCAAAAGTTCATCCTCGCCACACTTGACAATTGGCTCCGCACGCACGGCACGCGTCCAGGGGTTCCGTACGAAATCATCGTGTCGCGCGCCCCATGGCGCCAGGAACTCGCTTCGGCGATCATTCCCGGTGCACCGAGCACGTCTCCGACTCCGCTCGCGCAGACGTCGAACGCCGGACCCGGACAAGAGGGCAAAGCGAGCCTCGAGACGCTCGCGCCGATCGCGGCAATGAAACCTCCGGCACAGGAAGGCGCTCCGCCTCCCACGACCTTCACCATCTCTTTCACAGCATCCAAGCTGCCCGCGCAGCAGCCGGAGGCCAAGCAATGA